One Manduca sexta isolate Smith_Timp_Sample1 chromosome 28, JHU_Msex_v1.0, whole genome shotgun sequence DNA window includes the following coding sequences:
- the LOC115450432 gene encoding uncharacterized protein LOC115450432 has product MTLAFHKCRLCLKLGDFCSIFDQDDTVKLSDMVMSFANVKIFEGDGFSDRVCTSCIENLSTAYLFKQQCERIDHLIRKSPDTDINKPPLTNYDDFFNKEFHVHTEYESGEDEKNESYDNNTNAEAYCGSRHEISDETDSDVDSIKCMACNQSYSNIGSHRCHTVCTIERNGLQQSSSSNETLVATDISQENIQSRPTPPGSTKSSYIDVSCLLCDARYDQYDSYVIHLNKCLTNVKLHHYVCPVCHEMYTDKLAYLEHLKVTHFSQNTVQEDFIGPGMDCIDFPIYATTKPKAVRRQIGWSVEDIYQEIDCKPLEKKETPTSSPLKTFFSKFGNETFSRQSTPKKVSFRKFIENGKAKTSIHLPFQKYIQNYKLKKKATAYSPIKGKLQVSTKIKASLPEVSDSDYSSPSGTSEESWKLKQNLICACDKKIFMLSESVKDRDRLTAMINELGGVVAENTKMEMLATHFVSVLPNDTFTGMMVCALATGKWLLSINFIYDSFRCKKFLQESLYEWMKHPKILEIDSTSVEVARAAVYWHSELEAQSNKYPFEGKQIVLIMKKKYRQYYQMIFKTLKAKPVTYDPRTPGSCCTADYCFVDMKIIERVKLRFFARHNVPVFPYQYILVYLLKRGHVEDEYKYLLQDCKKIFSPDTMYLLNNTY; this is encoded by the exons ATGACTCTAGCATTTCATAAATGTAGGCTTTGCTTGAAGCTTGGTGATTTCTGTTCTATATTCGATCAGGATGATACCGTTAAATTATCCGACATGGTTATGTCTTTCGCTAATGTTAAG atATTTGAAGGTGATGGTTTTTCTGATCGCGTTTGTACATCATGCATAGAAAATTTAAGCACAGCTTATTTATTTAAGCAACAATGTGAGCGAATTGACCATCTAATTAGAAAGTCTCCAG atactGATATTAATAAACCACCCCTCACAAACTACGATGATTTCTTCAACAAAGAGTTCCATGTTCACACAGAATATGAGTCTGGAGAAGATGAAAAAAACGAGAGCTATGATAATAACACCAATGCTGAAGCTTATTGTGGATCTCGGCATGAGATAAGTGATGAGACAGACAGTGATGTTGACTCAATTAAATGTATGGCCTGCAATCAGTCATACAGCAATATAGGTAGCCACAGGTGCCACACAGTATGTACTATAGAGCGTAATGGCTTGCAGCAGTCTAGCAGCAGCAATGAGACTTTGGTTGCCACTGACATAAGTCAAGAAAACATCCAATCAAGACCCACACCTCCTGGTTCTACAAAATCTTCATACATTGATGTGTCATGTTTGTTGTGTGATGCAAGATATGACCAGTACGACAGTTATGTAATACACCTTAATAAATGTCTTACAAATGTAAAGTTACATCACTATGTTTGCCCTGTGTGCCATGAAATGTACACAGATAAATTAGCATACTTAGAACATTTGAAAGTGACACACTTCTCACAAAACACTGTACAAGAAGACTTTATAGGCCCCGGGATGGATTGCATTGATTTCCCAATATATGCCACAACAAAACCTAAAGCTGTTCGCCGCCAGATAGGTTGGTCAGTGGAAGATATTTACCAAGAGATTGATTGCAAACCACTGGAAAAGAAGGAGACTCCCACATCAAGTcctttgaaaacatttttttcaaaatttgggAATGA GACTTTTAGCAGGCAGAGTACACCAAAAAAAGTCAGTTTcagaaaatttattgaaaatggcaagGCCAAAACTTCTATACACCTGccattccaaaaatatattcagaatTATAAATTGAAGAAGAAAGCAACTGCTTACAGTCCTATTAAAGGAAAACTTCAAGTATCAACTAAAATAAAAGCCAGCTTGCCTGAAGTCTCAG ACAGTGATTACAGCTCTCCTAGTGGTACATCAGAGGAGTCATGGAAACTAaagcaaaatttaatttgtgcatgtgacaaaaaaatattcatgctCTCTGAGTCTGTTAAA GATCGAGATAGACTTACAGCTATGATAAATGAGTTGGGCGGAGTTGTGGCAGAAAACACCAAAATGGAAATGTTAGCAACACATTTCGTATCTGTGTTGCCAAACGACACATTCACAGGGATGATGGTGTGCGCCCTCGCCACTGGCAAATGGTTGCTAAGTATTAACTTCATTTACGACAGTTTTCGGTGCAAAAAGTTTTTACAG GAAAGCCTTTATGAATGGATGAAACACCCGAAAATTTTAGAAATCGATAGCACAAGTGTTGAAGTAGCTCGAGCAGCAGTCTATTGGCATTCAGAGCTTGAGGCACAGAGCAACAAGTATCCCTTTGAAGGCAAACAGATTGTTCTCATTATGAAGAAAAAGTACAGACAATATTATCAAATgattttcaaaacattaaaagCTAAACCTGTCACATATGATCCCAG AACTCCAGGCAGCTGTTGCACCGCAGACTATTGCTTTGTGGACATGAAGATAATAGAAAGAGTGAAACTGCGATTCTTCGCTCGTCACAACGTGCCTGTATTCCCATATCAGTACATCCTAGTATATTTGTTGAAACGAGGCCATGTTGAAGATGAATACAAATATCTACTACAAGACTgtaagaagatattttcgccAGAcactatgtatttattaaataatacatactaa